From a region of the Dictyoglomus sp. genome:
- the cbiM gene encoding cobalt transporter CbiM: MHIPDGYLGPQTYGSLFVVMTPFWIKAYNYIKKNLRIKQIPLIALGAAFSFVIMMFNIPIPGGTTGHAVGGVLLSILLGPWTTSIIISIVLIIQALIFGDGGITAIAANCFNLGIIMPFAGYFVYNILKGKEPLNSKKGLISAGIGAYVGLNMAALATAFMLGIQPYISKASDGKPLYCPYPLHVTIPAMMIEHLFLFGFIEAIITVLVLSYLIKTNMIKEWENV; encoded by the coding sequence ATGCATATACCTGATGGATATTTGGGACCTCAGACCTACGGAAGCTTGTTTGTAGTAATGACTCCTTTTTGGATAAAAGCTTACAATTATATCAAGAAAAATCTTAGAATAAAACAAATTCCACTTATAGCTCTTGGTGCCGCCTTTTCTTTTGTAATTATGATGTTTAATATACCTATACCTGGAGGAACCACAGGGCATGCAGTAGGGGGCGTATTACTCTCTATTCTTTTAGGTCCATGGACGACTTCTATTATAATATCCATTGTTTTAATAATTCAGGCACTAATATTTGGCGATGGTGGAATAACAGCTATTGCTGCAAATTGCTTCAACTTAGGGATAATTATGCCTTTTGCAGGATATTTTGTTTATAATATTTTAAAGGGTAAAGAACCATTAAACTCTAAAAAAGGATTAATTTCTGCGGGAATAGGAGCGTATGTAGGATTGAATATGGCAGCTTTAGCAACAGCTTTTATGCTTGGAATTCAGCCATATATTTCAAAGGCAAGTGATGGAAAGCCTCTTTATTGCCCCTATCCCTTACATGTTACAATACCTGCTATGATGATAGAACATCTTTTTCTTTTTGGTTTTATAGAAGCTATCATTACTGTTCTTGTTTTAAGTTATCTTATAAAAACAAATATGATAAAGGAGTGGGAAAATGTATAA
- a CDS encoding cobalamin biosynthesis protein, with product MYKLWKGIIILVILSPLGIILPYLFNAGAAWGEWSSEEIKEFIGYVPEGLEKLEKLGKPLFPDYNLKIWEEAGLLEQSLGYIITGLIGVGIVVLVTYLLGKIAVKNK from the coding sequence ATGTATAAATTATGGAAAGGCATAATAATATTAGTGATATTATCTCCTTTGGGAATAATTCTTCCATATCTATTTAATGCTGGTGCTGCATGGGGAGAATGGAGTTCGGAGGAGATTAAAGAATTTATTGGCTATGTACCTGAAGGTCTTGAAAAATTAGAAAAATTAGGAAAACCATTGTTTCCAGATTATAATTTAAAAATTTGGGAAGAGGCGGGTTTATTGGAACAATCCCTAGGATATATAATTACTGGACTAATAGGTGTAGGTATAGTAGTATTAGTAACGTACTTATTGGGAAAGATTGCAGTAAAGAATAAATAA
- the cbiQ gene encoding cobalt ECF transporter T component CbiQ produces the protein MGNFIDKTLDEFNKVLKSFLLFEEKKESFLCSINERIKIVILLFILIIISLLQRIELIIAFYLLSIIIGYLGKIGVRNLLRTTWIFIPIFTLIIALPTAFINPLNFSFGFTREGLLNALRFVLRVATSISYIRLLILSTSWIKILSGLRGIGIPSLIITIIAITYRYIFLLLKIGEDLYFAKKSRTIKINLKREHSFTANSIGIMAIKSHELSKEVYQGMLSRGITKDFSFSFESKISMRDIVILISVIFIILILFLIFEGIKI, from the coding sequence ATGGGTAACTTTATAGACAAGACCTTAGATGAGTTTAATAAAGTATTAAAGTCTTTTCTTCTTTTTGAAGAAAAAAAAGAATCCTTTTTATGTAGTATAAATGAAAGGATAAAAATTGTCATTCTTCTTTTTATTCTTATAATTATTAGTCTTTTGCAAAGGATTGAATTAATCATAGCTTTTTATTTATTAAGTATAATTATAGGATATTTAGGAAAAATTGGGGTAAGAAACTTATTAAGAACCACATGGATATTTATTCCTATCTTTACACTTATTATTGCCCTTCCCACAGCTTTTATTAATCCTCTGAATTTTTCCTTTGGTTTTACAAGGGAAGGGCTATTAAATGCTTTAAGGTTTGTACTAAGAGTTGCCACATCTATTTCTTATATAAGACTTTTAATTCTTTCTACTTCATGGATAAAAATCTTATCAGGATTAAGAGGGATTGGTATTCCATCTCTTATCATAACAATAATTGCTATAACCTACAGATATATATTTCTTCTCTTAAAAATAGGAGAGGATTTATATTTTGCTAAAAAAAGTAGAACAATAAAAATAAATCTAAAAAGGGAGCATAGTTTTACGGCAAATAGCATTGGCATTATGGCAATAAAAAGTCATGAACTTTCTAAGGAAGTTTATCAAGGTATGCTTTCTCGGGGTATAACAAAGGATTTTTCCTTTTCCTTTGAAAGTAAAATTTCCATGAGAGATATTGTTATTTTAATTTCTGTAATATTTATTATATTGATTCTTTTTTTGATTTTCGAAGGAATAAAAATATGA